Proteins encoded by one window of Microplitis mediator isolate UGA2020A chromosome 1, iyMicMedi2.1, whole genome shotgun sequence:
- the LOC130670641 gene encoding tetraspanin-31-A isoform X1, whose product MCGGFTCSKNALTALNILYIVVAFILIGVAVYGRASALVTNLPIIGGILACGVILILISILGLIGAVKHHQVLLFFYMLILFLLFLVQFSIACACLAVNAKQQEQLAEQGWKHVGMDLKAKVQANFDCCGFNDTDTSGFEPNKDHPSCEAVTKICCPESWTDPTSQCKCKPCMEKLQSTIDHAFKLCGGIGLFFSFTEVIAAFLARRYRNQLDPHEKAARAVFPRHNYLY is encoded by the exons atgtgcgGGGGTTTCACCTGCTCAAAAAATGCCCTCACGGCcctaaatatattatatatt gtGGTGGCATTCATATTAATTGGAGTCGCAGTCTACGGTCGCGCCTCAGCGTTGGTAACAAACTTACCAATAATTGGTGGAATTTTAGCATGCGGAGtaattttaatcttaatatcaatactgGGTCTAATCGGAGCCGTAAAACATCACCAAGTTCTTCTGTTTTTC taCATGTTAATTTTGTTCCTATTGTTCTTGGTACAATTCAGCATTGCTTGCGCATGTCTTGCTGTTAATGCTAAACAACAGGAACAATTAGCTGAACaa gGATGGAAACACGTCGGAATGGATTTGAAAGCCAAAGTCCAGGCGAATTTTGACTGCTGTGGATTTAATGACACTGATACCAGCGGATTTGAACCTAACAAAGACCACCCGTCATGTGAAGCTGTCacg AAAATTTGTTGTCCCGAGAGTTGGACAGACCCGACATCGCAGTGCAAGTGCAAGCCGTGCATGGAAAAATTGCAGTCAACTATCGACCACGCATTCAAACTCTGCGGTGGGATCGGTCTCTTCTTTAGCTTCACAGag GTGATAGCAGCATTTCTAGCAAGACGCTATCGTAATCAACTGGATCCCCATGAAAAAGCTGCGAGAGCCGTATTCCCTCGTCATAATTatctatattaa
- the LOC130670641 gene encoding tetraspanin-13 isoform X2, giving the protein MCGGFTCSKNALTALNILYIVVAFILIGVAVYGRASALVTNLPIIGGILACGVILILISILGLIGAVKHHQVLLFFYMLILFLLFLVQFSIACACLAVNAKQQEQLAEQGWKHVGMDLKAKVQANFDCCGFNDTDTSGFEPNKDHPSCEAVTKICCPESWTDPTSQCKCKPCMEKLQSTIDHAFKLCGGIGLFFSFTEFVGVWLTVRYRNQKDPRANPSAFL; this is encoded by the exons atgtgcgGGGGTTTCACCTGCTCAAAAAATGCCCTCACGGCcctaaatatattatatatt gtGGTGGCATTCATATTAATTGGAGTCGCAGTCTACGGTCGCGCCTCAGCGTTGGTAACAAACTTACCAATAATTGGTGGAATTTTAGCATGCGGAGtaattttaatcttaatatcaatactgGGTCTAATCGGAGCCGTAAAACATCACCAAGTTCTTCTGTTTTTC taCATGTTAATTTTGTTCCTATTGTTCTTGGTACAATTCAGCATTGCTTGCGCATGTCTTGCTGTTAATGCTAAACAACAGGAACAATTAGCTGAACaa gGATGGAAACACGTCGGAATGGATTTGAAAGCCAAAGTCCAGGCGAATTTTGACTGCTGTGGATTTAATGACACTGATACCAGCGGATTTGAACCTAACAAAGACCACCCGTCATGTGAAGCTGTCacg AAAATTTGTTGTCCCGAGAGTTGGACAGACCCGACATCGCAGTGCAAGTGCAAGCCGTGCATGGAAAAATTGCAGTCAACTATCGACCACGCATTCAAACTCTGCGGTGGGATCGGTCTCTTCTTTAGCTTCACAGag tttgTCGGTGTATGGTTGACGGTGCGATACAGGAACCAAAAAGACCCACGGGCTAATCCTAGTGCTTTTCTCTAG